The following nucleotide sequence is from bacterium.
AAGGCGCCGGCGCTTCCTCCCCCCGGTCCGGCGGCCCCTTCGGCCGGCGGATGTCCTACCCGGAAAACCATAAAAAAACCCACTAAAGGTGAGCTATTTCATCGGCTTTCTAATGCTTTAGTTGCTTCAAGTCCTCAGAAATCGGGGCGAAAATTGAGCAAAATCGCCAAGTCATCCTTGACCTCAAATTCCTTGAGAATTCGGGTGGATGGAACCCATTGATAAAGCTTTAAATTAGTTCGACCGCCCCGGTTGAAGCGAATTCCCTCCGCCTTCAGCAAGGCCATTTGCCGCTCGCCGGAGCCGACGCGGAAGGTCGAGATGCCGCCCTGGGAATTGATCACCCGCTGCCAAGGCAGCTTGGTTCCCGGACCCAGCCGGAAGAGGATACCGCCGACGATCCGGGCCGCCCGCGGCGAGCCGGCCATCGCGGCGACTTGGCCGTAGCTGAGCAGCTTGCCCCGCGGGATGCGCCGGACGATCCGCAAGACCTTGTCGTTGAAGCTTGGCAGCGCTTTATTTGTCTTGGCCTTGCCAGCGGCGGAAGAGCTCATGGGGGATCTTCAAAACGTCGAGGACCTTTCCGACCGTGTGATCGATCAAGTCCTGCACCGATTGGGGGCGATGATAGAAAGCCAAAACCGGCGGCAGGATCACCCCGCCCATCTCGGTCACCGCCGTCATGTTGCGGAGGTGGGCCAAGTTGAGCGGCGTCTCCCGGGTGACGAGGACCAAGGGCCGCCGCTCCTTCAAGGTCACGTCGGCGGCCCGGGTGAGGAGATTGTCGCCGAAGCCGTGGGCGATGGCCGCGAGGCTGCGCATGCTGCAAGGCACCACCGCCATCGCGTCGACCGGAAAGCTGCCGCTGGCGATGGGCGCCGCGAGATTTTTCACCGAATGCCAGTGATGGGCCAAGGATCGCAGCTTCTCGACCGACCACTCGGGGGCTTCGTAGGCCAAGGTCTTCTCGACGGTGTCGCTCAACACCAAGTGGGTCTCGATCTCACCGCGATCACGGAGGACCTCCAATAGCCGAATGCCCAAGGCCGGCGAGCTCGAACCCGAAATTCCGACGATGAGCCGCTTCATCCCAGCATCTCCTCGGCTAGCTTCAGGGCGGCGATCATCGAGGAGGGATCGGCCTTGCCCTGGCCGGCGATGTCGAAGGCGGTGCCGTGGTCGGGACTGGTGCGCACCAGCGGGAGCCCCAAAGTCACGTTCACGCCATCGGCGAAGTGGACCATCTTGAAAGGGATCAAGCCCTGGTCATGATACATGCAGACCAAGGCGTCCCAATTTCCCTGATAGGCTTCATGAAAGACGGCATCGGGCACTTTCGGGCCCGCGCAATCGAAACCCCGGCGCCGAGCCTCGGCGATCGCCGGAGCGATGAGCTCGATCTCTTCCCGGCCCAGCAGGCCTTCCTCGCCGGCGTGGGGATTGAGACCGCAGACCGCCAGCCGCGGCTTGGCGATGCCGAAGCGCTCGCGCAGGGCCCGGTGGGTGATTTCGATCGTCTCGAGGATCTTGGCGACGCTGAGCAGCTCCGGCACCCGCTTCAAGGGCTCGTGGATCGTGACCAAGGTCACCTTCAGCTTCGGCCCGGCCATCATCATGGCGAATTTTTCAGTCTTGGTCTGGGCGGCGAGGTACTCGGTGTGGCCGGGAAAGGGAAAGCCGGCGAGGTTGACATGGTGCTTGGCGATCGGCGCGGTGACCAAGGCGTCGATACCGCCGCTCCGCCAAGCCGCCATCGCGGCGTCGAGGTAGGCGACCGAGGCTTGGCCGGCCTCTTCGGCGGTCGGCTTGCGGCCGCTACTGCCGAGGGAAATCGGCTGGAGCTCGCCCCGGGGCAGCTCTTTCAAAAGGTGGGGATCGCCGAAGACCTTGATGGAGCTTCGACCCTTCCAGCGGCTCAGGGCCTTGAGGATGATCTCGGCTCCGATGCCGAGAGGATCGCCCATGGTCACGCCGATTGTTCGAGAGGAAGCCATACGATGTTTCATGTCATCCTGAGGAGCGAAGCGACGAAGGATCTGCGACCACCCAAGGTGGATGATCTATATTGGGCAGTCGCGGATCCTTCGCTCCGCTCAGGATGACGACTACGAAAGGCTTTTGACCTGGATGTAGCTCTTGCCCTTCAGCTCGTTGACGTATTTTTCGAGCTCTTCCTGAACCTTCTCTTGGAAAACCTTCTCGCGAAGCTGCTCGCGCACCGCCTGGTATTCGTCGCCGGCCAGGGTCTTGCGCTCGAAGAGCTTCACCACGTGGAGGCCGAGCTCGGTGCGGACCGGTTGGCTGACGTCTCCGGGCTTGAGCTCCGAAAGAGCTTCGGCAATGGCCGGAGCCAGTTGGTTGACTTGATAAATCGTCGGCACGGCGGTTCCGGCCGAGGCCGAGTATTTCTTTCCGAGCTCCTCGAAATTGTCGCCCTTCTTGGCCTTTTGAATCACCTCTTGAGCCCGGGCCTGGGCCTGGGCCAGCTCGGCGTCGCCGGCGCCCGGCGAAAGCGGCAGGATGACCTGCCCCATCTGGACGCTCTGGAAACGGCCGAATTGCTCGCTGTGGGCGGCGAAAAACTCGTCAAGGTCGGCGTCGGTGACCTTGATCCGCGGCGCGATGACTTGGCCGACGAACTTCACCTTCTTCAGCTGGGACTTCAGGTCGATGAGGTATTGGTCGTAGGTGATGCCCTTGGAGGCGAGCTGCTTGACCAAATCTTCCTTGCTCAGGGAGTTCCGCTGCATGATGTTGCCGGCGGCCTTCTGCACGTCCTCGTCGGTGACTTGGAGCTTCATCTGAGCCATCTGTTGGTCGAGCAGCTTGTCGCCGATCAGTCGGTCCAAGGCCATGCTGCGGTAGCTGGCAAACTTGTCCTTCTTCGCCTGACCGCCCTCGGCCTTCTTGATATCTTCGAGATTGGCGGCCATCAGCCGGTCGACTTCGAAGAGCATGACCGGCTCATCGTTGACCACGGCGACGACTTTGTCGACCACCTCGGCCTTCAACGGCGGGGCGGCCGCCAGCAGGGCGAACAGACTTAGGCTTAAGGAAATTTTCTTCGGCTTCATAAGGGCATTTTCTCCAGAACTTCCCGGTTGATCTCGATCTTGGCCTGGCTACGCAGCCCTGCCAAAAGAGTGTTCAAGTATTCTTCGCGGCTTTGCTGCTTGAGTTGCACGTAAATCTTGTTGGAGACCTCGGTCAAGTCCAGGGTGCGGCCTGGGACCTTTTCCAGGACCTTGAAAAGGTGGAAGCCGTAAACACTTGGAATAATTGGGGATATTTCGCCGGGATTCATCGTGAAACAGACCTCGAATTCGCGGGGAAAGCTGCCCCGACGGATGAAACCGAGGTCGCCGCCCTCGCTGCGGTCCGGCGAGAGCGAGAGGTCCCGCGCCAGCTTGGCGAAATTTTCGCCCTGCTTGAGGCGCCGGAGGATCGATTCGGCCTTCTCCTTGGTGTCGGTGACGATCTGCCGGACGTGGACCGACTCCGGGACTTGGAATTCGGCGAGGTGCTCGTCGTAATATTTCTGGACCGCCGCCGGCGTGGTCGCCTTGGCTTCGGGATTCTGCTGGGCCAGGAATTTCCCGACGATGAAGCTCTCGCGGCGCAACTGGAGCCACTCCTCGTTGGACATGCCCCGCTCCTGCAGCATCCTTTGGAAGGCGAGCTCGGTGTAGTTGCTCTTGTACTTGCGAAGCTCCTCTTGGAATTCCTGCTCGCTGAGGTAGGTCCCCTGAGCGGTGGCTTCCTTGAGGAGGAGCTTGCGGTCGATCAGCTCGTTCAGAGTCTTCTCCTTGATCTTGACGAACTCACTTCCCGAGCCGAGCTTTTCCGGCGGATATTTCTCTTTCTCCCGCAGCAGAACGCGGCGCAGCTCCTGAGCCGGAACCGGCTCGCCGTCGATGGTGGCCACCGTCCGGCTGAAGTCGAATTTCTGGCAGGCGGCCAAGAGGACCGGGAGGGCCAAAATGGCGTGGAGCTTGCGCATGGGTGGGGGTTAGCAAATCGCCGGAAAGGGAGCAATCATTGCCTAACTGTCATCCTTCGCTTCGCTCAGGATGACACTCCCCTTCTACTCCGCCAGCCTCAAGCCCGCCAAAAACTTCTGAATCGATTCGATGGCCGCACCCTCCTTGCCGGGCTTGAACCCCATCGCCAGCTCCTGCGGCGCCAACCAGCGGAAGCGCTCCGGCTCCTTGGCGATCGTCCGGGTCAATTCGGCGACGTCGAGCGGCGCGTTGGGATCGAAGACGAAGACCGCCCGCTTGCTCTCCAACCGAACCTGCTTGGCCCAAACCCGCCGGGCCAGGGCCTTGATCCGCATCACGGTCAGGAGGTTTTGCACGGTCTCGGGCAGCTTGCCGAAGCGGTCGTGAATCTCCTCGCCCAGGGCATCGAGCTCGGCCTCGTCGGCCACCGAAGCCAGCCGCTTGTAAAGGGTGAGCCGCATCGTCGTTTCGGGGATGTAATCTTCCGGGATGGCCGCGGCCAGCTTGAGCTGGAGCTCGGGGTCGGGGGCCTCGGGCCGGGTCTCGCCCTTGACCTCGAGAATCGCCTCCTCGAGCAGGCGGGTGTACATCTCATAACCGACCGCCGCGATGTGGCCGGACTGCTCCGGCCCGAGCAAGTTGCCGGCGCCCCGGATCTCGAGATCGTGAGCGGCGATTTTGAAGCCCGAGCCGAGATCGGTGTAACGCTGCAAGACCGCCAGCCGGGCCCGGGCCTGGCTGGTGATGGCTTCCTGACCCGGTATCATCAAGTAGGCATAGGCCCGCAAATTGGAGCGCCCGATCCGTCCGCGGAGCTGGTAGAGCTGGGCCAAGCCGAAAGTGTCGGCGCGGTTGACGATCATCGTGTTGGCCGAGGGGATGTCGAGGCCCGACTCGACGATGGTGGTGCAAAGGAAGACGTTGAACTCGCGGTTGAGGAAGCGGATCATCACCGACTCGAGCTCGCCCTCCTCCATCTGACCGTGGCCGATCTCGACTTTGGCCTCGGGCACCAGCTCTTCCAATCGCCGTTTCATGTCCCGGATGCTCTGAACCCGGTTGTGGATGAAGTAGACCTGGCCGCCGCGGGAAAGCTCGCGGAGAATGGCTTCGCGGATCAGGCCCTCGTTGTAAGACGCGACGAAAGTTTGGATCGAGAGCCGGTCGACCGGCGGCGTCGCGATCACCGAAAGATCGCGGATTCCGGAGAGCGACATGTTGAGGGTGCGGGGGATCGGCGTCGCGGTCAGCGTGACGACGTCGGCCAGCCGCTTGAAGCGCTTGATCTTCTCCTTCTGGGCGACGCCGAAGCGGTGCTCCTCGTCGACGATGACCAAGCCCAAATCCTTGAAATGGACTTCCCGGCCGAGGATCGAATGGGTGCCGATGAGGATGTCGACCTTGCCTTGGCGCAGCTCCTCCAGGATTTCCTGTTGGCGCTTGGGCTTGACGAAGCGCGAGAGCATCTCGACCTTGGCCGGAAAATTCTGGAAACGGCTTCGGAAGTTTCGCTCGTGCTGCAGCGCCAGCACCGTCGTCGGAACCAGCACCGCCACCTGCTTGTTGTCGACCACCGACCGGAAAGCCGCCCGCATCGCGACTTCGGTCTTGCCGAAGCCGACGTCGCCGCAGATCAGGCGGTCCATCGGCCGGGGCTCGTCCATGTCGCGGTTGACCTCCCGAATCGCCCGGTCCTGATCCGGCGTCTCCTCGAAGGGGAAGGTCGCCTCGAACTCCTCGTAGAGCACGCCGCCCGGACTGAAGGCATAACCATGCTGGGCGGCCCGTTCGGCATAAAGCTTGAGCAGCTCGCCGGCCATGGCCCGCAAGGCCTTGCGGACCTTGGCCTTGTTCTTGTCCCAGGTCCCGGCGCCGAGCTTATCGAGGCGGGGAATGTGGCCCTCCTGAGCGGTGTAGCGGCTCACTAGGTTCAGGCGGTAGACCGGGAGGTAAAGCTTGTCGTTGCCGAGATACTCCAGGAGGAGGAAGTCGTTGGGCTGACCGTCGAGGTTGAGATTTTGCAGGCCCCGGTAGACGCCGAGCCCGTGCTCCTCGTGGACGATGTAATCACCCTCGGCCAGCTCTTCGAAGGTGGTGAAAGCCTGGGCTTTCTTGGCCTCGGCCCGGCGGCGACGCTGCTTCTCGCCGAAAATCTCCTGGTCGGTGAGCAGGGCCAAGCCCTCGCCGGCCCAGAGGAAGCCCTTGGCGACATGGCCTTCGCAGACATAGACCGCTTTGGCCTGATCCTTCAGCTGAGCGAACTCGGCGAAGCCGCCGGGGAGATCGCGGAGCGGCAATCCGGCCCGCTCCAGCAAATCTTGCAACCGCAATCGCTGGGAATGAGTCCCGGCGACCATCAACAGCCGAACTCCGATCCGCATCCATTCCTTCAAGCGCTCGACCAGCGGCGCCAGCATCTCCTCGCTCAGGTGAGCATGCTTCAGCAGGGCGCTCAGCTCCTCGTGGGTCGAAGTTTGAAAAGTCCGAACCTCGGGGCCCGAGCTCAGGGCCCGGTAAACCCAAGTCCCCCGCCGCTTCAGCTCCTCCGCCACTTCCCGCCACTCCAGCAGCAGATCGGCCGGCGATACCAGGCGCTCCAGGGTGTGGCTGGCCTGATGGGCGGCCGCGGCCTCTTTCGACAGCTCCTCGAATTGGGCCTTCGAAAGCTCGGGCTCGACCCAGAGGCAAAGTCCCTTGGCCGGAAGGTAATCGAAGACGGTGGCCGTCTTTTCGTAAAAGAACGGCAGGTAGGTCTCGAGCGCCGGCGGCGCCATCCGGTGCTTGAGCGCCTCGGTGAAAGGATCGCGCTCCGATTTGGGCAGACCCAGCTCGTCGGCCCGCTCCCGGAAGCGCCGGAGCGCCAGGGTGACGCTGGCCTCGGTCATCAAGACTTCGCGGGCCGGGATGACGACGAATTCCTCGATGGCTTCCTCGGAACGTTGGCTCTCGGGATCGAAGTGGCGCAGGCTTTCGACCAAGTCGCCGAAAAATTCCATCCGCACCGGCCGGGCCAGCTGCGGCGAGTAGACGTCGAGAATGCCGCCACGCTTGCAGAAGGTCCCCGGATCCTCGACCACCGGCACGTGAAGGTAGCCGGCGGCCGTCAGCCGGGCCACCAATCCGTCGCGATCCATCTCCTCGCCGGCCACGACATAGTCCGAATGCTCGCTGAAGATCGCCTTAGGCGGCAGGCGGCGGTTCAGGGCCGACATCGAAAAGATGGCGACGTAGGGCTCGCGGCGCTGGCGCAGCTCGTGAAGCAGCGAGAGCCGCTCGGCCAAGGCGTCGGGATTGGGGCTCAAGCCGTAATAAGGGAGGATGCCGACCGGCGGCAGCATTAGGACCGGCGCGGAAGTCCCGAGGAAGAAGGTCAGGTCCTCCTTGAGCTCCTGGGCGCTTTTGGGATCGGGCACGAAGAGCAGCAGCGGCTCGGCCCGCTTCTGAAAAAGGCGCGCGACGGCAAAGCCCAAGGCGGAACCATGAAGGCCGCTGAGCTCCAAGCCGGAATCGGCTTTCGGCAGGATTTCGTCCAAGCGCTGCATCGAAGTCGGCTTTCCTAATCCCAGGTGATTTCAGGGTCAAGGAGAGGGAATTCCATAAGACATCCCCCCGATAATCCGTTAGGATGATCGGGAAGAAGGAGGATCCTCCACATGGGAGTCGAAGGCGGCGGTGTCAAGGGTCCCCCGGTGCGGTCAGCCGGGGCCGATATCGTCAAGAACATGTTCGAACAGGCCCAAGCCAAGCCGATCGAGGCTCAGCAGCAGGCCCAGCAGCTCCGCGAACAGAGCGCGGTCCAAGAGCAAGGCCGCTCCGCCATTCGCGAGCAAAGCGCCGAAGAGCAGCCCAAAACCGGCGAGCGCCATGAGTCCCGCCCGCTCGTCGGCAGCGACGCTCCGGCCGTCAAAGAGACCGAGATGGACCAGTTCCTGTCTCGGACCTCGGACCAACAGCTGCAACGCGAAGCCGGCCGGCAGCTCAGCAAGCCGCAACAGACCGTCGGCTCGGCCAACGCCCAAAACTGGACGGTCGCCAATTCGCCCCACACCCCGGAATCGGCGCGGGCCCTGATTCGTCAACAAGGCCAGCAAGGTCAGCCGACGACGGCGCGCTCGCCCAATCCCCAAGCTCAAACCAGCGGCCGGACCACGACCGCCGGCAATCCGGCCATGGCCCGGACCATGCCCAACATGCCGCGAACCGCGACCGGAACGGGCGAACGGGCCCCGACCTTGGTCATTCAATACGGCCGGGCCTTTGGCGCCGGCACCGAAGCCTCGGCCCGGGCTTTCACCGGCAGGCCCTTCTCGCCGGACTCCATGTTCCAACAAGTCCAAAGGCTGGTGCAGAACCAGCTCGGCGGCGCGGCCCAACAGTTCGCGAACACCACCGCTCAAGTCGCGGTCAACATCCGGGGCAACTTGGTCTTCGTCAAGGACGGCAAGGAATTTCGGGCCTTCAAGCTCAATAAGGACGGGAGCCTCACCGAGCTGCCCAGCGAGGACGGTGGCGATCACCCCTTGAGCGCCGAGGCCCAGGCCCTGCTGGGCAAAGCCTTGCGCAACAAGGCGGTCCAGATCCGCAAGGGCGACGGCTCGCTGCGCGGCTCCGATCAAACCGAGGCCAGCCGCGGCACCGAATCGCTCAAGGACGGCAAGGCCGCCGACAAAAAAGAAGAGGCCAAGGAGCAGCAGCTCGACTTCGAGACTCGCTTCGCCCTCCTCCTCCACCAAGTCTTGGAGGAAGGCCACGAAGTTTACGAGCCGGTGGGCGAAGGCGGCCCCCAATTTCCGGGCAAGAGCGACTGGGAAGCTTTCTTCGCCCGGATGATGAAGGTGGGCAATCAAGAGAAGAGCTCCAAAAAATCGCTGGAAGACGTCCTCGGCATGATCTTTCGGGGCCTCTTCAAGAAGGGCCAAACCAACACCCTGGTCGGCGATCTGAAATATTCGGCCGATGGCAAAAACCGCGAGCAGAAGTTCACCCAGGTGGCGGTCGACGACGAGCAATTCCTGGAATGGCTCTCCAACCTCAAGCCCGGACAAAAAATCGACGCCGAGATGATGAAGAAGATGTTCGGCGAAGAGATCAGCTACCTCGAGCTCGACCACATCCTCGAAAACCAGTCGCGCCTGATCCAGGCCGAGGAGAGCGCCAAGAACGTGGTCTTCAATCCCAAAGGGAACATCGACCCCTTCAGCCAGGCCCGCTTGGAGCGGTCGATCTTCGGCGGCGCCAAGAAAAACGGAGTCCGGCCCGAGGCCGATGGCGGCCAAGCGGCGGCCCTCCCCCTGCCCGACCCGGGGCCGCAAAGCGTTCCAGCCAATGTCTTCGAGATGCTCGGGATGAGGGAACGATATCGCGGACGCCCCCGGCTCTACGCCTTCATCCTTTACGCAGTGGCCGTTTCGGTTCTGGGCATTGTCGCAGCCAGCTTCTTCCTGTAGCCAGGGGCTTTAGCCCCTGCGAAGTGTCAAAATATACCCGCTGTTTGGCAGACCTGCTAAATCCACATCTTCATTTTATTTTTCATGTGCTTAAAGGTTATTTGACCCTTAAGGGGGTTTAAAATACCCCTTTTTGCTATTTTTTCGTCAAATAACTTAAATTCAATTTGATAATCATAAGTATTTAAAATTAATTAATAATTTTAATTTTTGTCGCTAATTTCTCAAAATGGCACCTTAGTTGCTTTTTAAATCCCCTGAGAAGCCTACCCAATACCGACCGAGAGAGCCTGAAAAGCCTTCCCGCGCAAATTTTCGACGGAGTGTGCAGCTATGTTTATTCAGCGCCGGGACTCTCTTCATTTTCCCCTTTCTTCCATCCTAGTTCTGCTCGGCTTGGCCGCCTGCGGGGGCGGCGGCACCGGAGCGGATTTTTCGACCCAGGCCTTGGGCGGCGGCTTCGCACCGGGCGAGGTACGGCCGCTGGAATTCGACTCTTCGAACCATGCCCAAATCCACTTCAGCGAGCTGTCGGGCGACGAGAAGTTCTCGCTGGTCCTCTTTTCGGCCAACACCGAAAGCTCGACATTCGATGTCGCCCTGAACGGCCTGGCCGACTCCTCGGCCAAACTGCTTCAAACCTTGAGCTCGGCCCTCGAAGAAAAGGAAGAAACCGGCGAGTCCCTGCACAATTTTCACGGTCACCTTCGAGAATGGGAGAAGGGCTTGGTCGGGCTCGAGCCCTTCTCACCAGACTCGAGAGGAACCAAGAGCATGGCCGCGCCCGTCACCTGCGGCGGCGGACGCGGCGTCCTTTTCAAGGTCCTGAGCTCGCTGTCCAATAATGTCGACCATGAAAATGTCTGCGGCATCGAGGTCCAGCGCAGCGACCATGCGGTCTACTATGTCGACGAAGCCATTCTCAACTCGCTCAACGCCTCGACGCTGGCCGGCGTCATCGACGGCTTCGAGGCCAAGATCCCCCATGAGCGCCGCCTCCTGGGCGAGGAATCCGACGTGGACGGCAACGGACTCTTCTCGGTGCTTTTCAGCCCGGCGGTCAACCGGCTGGGCAACACCGGCGGCGGCTTCGTCACCGGCTACTTCTACGGCGGCGATCTCTTTCCCGCGGGCGGGGGAACGAGCAACGAGCGCGAGGTCCTTTTCATCTGCGTTCCCGATCCCAAGGGCGACTGGAATGTGACCTTGAGCCTCGATTTTTGGCGATCGAATATCGCCCCCTCGGTTTTGCCCCATGAGTTTCAGCACATGATCAGCTTCAACCAACATGTGCTGATCAGCAACGACGGGGCCGAGGAGCCCTGGGCCAATGAAGGGATCAGCCATTTCATCGAGGATCTCGATAACTCCGGTGGGCTGGCCGGCACCGGCGTCGAAAACCCCTCCCGGGTCGGACTCTACCTTCGGGCCCCGGGCGACGCTCCCTTCACCGCCGGCACTTCGGTCGCCCAGCGCGGCGGCGCCTATCTTTTCTTCCGTTACCTCTTCGAACAGGCCGAGCTGGGCCGCTACCCCCAAGTGGGGAGCGGCACCGAGCTCCTGGCGGCACTGCTCCAAGGACCGGGCAAGGGAGTCGCGAATATCGAGGCAGCCACCGGATGGAGCTACCGCAACTTGCTGCTCGATTTTTACGCCACCCTGCAGCTCAGCCAGAGCGGAATTTCCGACGACCCTCGTTATAATTTCCAAGGAATTTCGCTAGTTGGAAGCCAAAGCGACAACCGGGGGACCGTCCTCCACGGTCTCCAAGGGCAAGATCTGTCCAAAATTCCTTTCCAGGGTCAGATCCGCTCCACCGCCGGGCTCTTCCTCGAAGTCGACGGAAATCAGCTACGGGATGCAGGACAAGGCTTGAGCTTTTCCGCGCCCCCAAGTATGATCGCGGGTGGAATTGTCATTCGGTTGCAATAAAGGTTTTTAAATCTCCTCATCCCAGGTCCAGCATGGGCCCAGGGGTTTTCTACAAACCTCGGGCCCATGCTTTCTTTTTATATACCCTTTTTTTATTAGCCATCGCGGCAAAATCCCCCCTTCCCCCCTTTTTCAAAGGGGGGATAAGAGCTTCTTTCTTGGCTTCAGCGTAGAATCTTTCAAGATGACTAAGCTCCTGCGAATTTTCTTCCTTGTGTTCAGCTTCTTCAGCCTCAGCGCTTTCCGCCACATTCCCCAAGGCGCCACCGAGGAAATTCTCAACCAGGCCCTCCAAGGCCAAAGCCTGATCTTCAACCGGCGCTACCCCGAGGCCAAAGCCCTCTTCTCCCAACTGGCCCAACAATATCCCGATTCGGCCCTCGGCTCCTTCGGCTTGATGGCGCTCTACAATGCCCAGATGTTCGAGAACTTCGACTTTTCGCTCGATTCGACCTTCGAGGAAGAGCAGAAGCGCAACAAGATCGTCGTCGACAAGATCGCCAAGAACGAGAGCTCCAGCGCCTGGGAGAACTTCCTCTGCGGTGCCTCCAGCGGTCTCCGCGGCTTCTACTACGTGCGCAAGGACGAGTACCTCAAGGCCATGGGCGAAAGCGGCCAAGCCAAAAAGTGCCTGGAGCGGGCTCTGAACAAGGACCCGGCCTTCACCGACGTCTATCTGGGCCTGGGCCTCTACGATTACTGGCGAAGCGTGTTCACCAGCCGAATCAAATTCCTGCCCTTCTTCAAGGATCGCCGGAAGGAAGGCATCGAGCAGATCCAGCGCGCAATCAATGAGTCGATCGTCGCCGGCGACCTGGCGCTGGCCGCCATGACTTTCGTCTATCATGAACAGAATAATGGCGCGAAAGGCGTCCCGCTCGCCCAAACCCTGCTCGACAAGTATCCGAGCAACATCATGATGCGAAACCTCAAGGGCAATTTCCTCTCCCTCAACCGGAAATTCCCCGAGGCCCAGGCCACCCTCGACGAGGTGTTGGCGATGGCGCCGGAAGTCAACGTCGCCCGCTACTTCAAGGCCCTGGCCTATAACCGGGCCGGCGACAAAAAAATGGCGGCCGCGACCTTCCAGGAATTCCTCGATCACAACCCGCCCAAGGCTTGGCAGGCCTATGCCCACTACATGCTGGGCGTCCTGGCTCTTCAGGACGGCAAGCGGGAGGAGGCGTGGAAGCATTTCAAGGCCGGCGAGAACGCCTACGGCGACTACACACCCAACCTCAAGATGATCCTCAAGATGCGAAGGGGCGAAGTGTAGGGGCGACCCTTGCGGTCGTC
It contains:
- the mfd gene encoding transcription-repair coupling factor; its protein translation is MQRLDEILPKADSGLELSGLHGSALGFAVARLFQKRAEPLLLFVPDPKSAQELKEDLTFFLGTSAPVLMLPPVGILPYYGLSPNPDALAERLSLLHELRQRREPYVAIFSMSALNRRLPPKAIFSEHSDYVVAGEEMDRDGLVARLTAAGYLHVPVVEDPGTFCKRGGILDVYSPQLARPVRMEFFGDLVESLRHFDPESQRSEEAIEEFVVIPAREVLMTEASVTLALRRFRERADELGLPKSERDPFTEALKHRMAPPALETYLPFFYEKTATVFDYLPAKGLCLWVEPELSKAQFEELSKEAAAAHQASHTLERLVSPADLLLEWREVAEELKRRGTWVYRALSSGPEVRTFQTSTHEELSALLKHAHLSEEMLAPLVERLKEWMRIGVRLLMVAGTHSQRLRLQDLLERAGLPLRDLPGGFAEFAQLKDQAKAVYVCEGHVAKGFLWAGEGLALLTDQEIFGEKQRRRRAEAKKAQAFTTFEELAEGDYIVHEEHGLGVYRGLQNLNLDGQPNDFLLLEYLGNDKLYLPVYRLNLVSRYTAQEGHIPRLDKLGAGTWDKNKAKVRKALRAMAGELLKLYAERAAQHGYAFSPGGVLYEEFEATFPFEETPDQDRAIREVNRDMDEPRPMDRLICGDVGFGKTEVAMRAAFRSVVDNKQVAVLVPTTVLALQHERNFRSRFQNFPAKVEMLSRFVKPKRQQEILEELRQGKVDILIGTHSILGREVHFKDLGLVIVDEEHRFGVAQKEKIKRFKRLADVVTLTATPIPRTLNMSLSGIRDLSVIATPPVDRLSIQTFVASYNEGLIREAILRELSRGGQVYFIHNRVQSIRDMKRRLEELVPEAKVEIGHGQMEEGELESVMIRFLNREFNVFLCTTIVESGLDIPSANTMIVNRADTFGLAQLYQLRGRIGRSNLRAYAYLMIPGQEAITSQARARLAVLQRYTDLGSGFKIAAHDLEIRGAGNLLGPEQSGHIAAVGYEMYTRLLEEAILEVKGETRPEAPDPELQLKLAAAIPEDYIPETTMRLTLYKRLASVADEAELDALGEEIHDRFGKLPETVQNLLTVMRIKALARRVWAKQVRLESKRAVFVFDPNAPLDVAELTRTIAKEPERFRWLAPQELAMGFKPGKEGAAIESIQKFLAGLRLAE
- a CDS encoding MGMT family protein is translated as MSSSAAGKAKTNKALPSFNDKVLRIVRRIPRGKLLSYGQVAAMAGSPRAARIVGGILFRLGPGTKLPWQRVINSQGGISTFRVGSGERQMALLKAEGIRFNRGGRTNLKLYQWVPSTRILKEFEVKDDLAILLNFRPDF
- a CDS encoding peptidyl-prolyl cis-trans isomerase, translating into MKPKKISLSLSLFALLAAAPPLKAEVVDKVVAVVNDEPVMLFEVDRLMAANLEDIKKAEGGQAKKDKFASYRSMALDRLIGDKLLDQQMAQMKLQVTDEDVQKAAGNIMQRNSLSKEDLVKQLASKGITYDQYLIDLKSQLKKVKFVGQVIAPRIKVTDADLDEFFAAHSEQFGRFQSVQMGQVILPLSPGAGDAELAQAQARAQEVIQKAKKGDNFEELGKKYSASAGTAVPTIYQVNQLAPAIAEALSELKPGDVSQPVRTELGLHVVKLFERKTLAGDEYQAVREQLREKVFQEKVQEELEKYVNELKGKSYIQVKSLS
- a CDS encoding peptidyl-prolyl cis-trans isomerase; its protein translation is MRKLHAILALPVLLAACQKFDFSRTVATIDGEPVPAQELRRVLLREKEKYPPEKLGSGSEFVKIKEKTLNELIDRKLLLKEATAQGTYLSEQEFQEELRKYKSNYTELAFQRMLQERGMSNEEWLQLRRESFIVGKFLAQQNPEAKATTPAAVQKYYDEHLAEFQVPESVHVRQIVTDTKEKAESILRRLKQGENFAKLARDLSLSPDRSEGGDLGFIRRGSFPREFEVCFTMNPGEISPIIPSVYGFHLFKVLEKVPGRTLDLTEVSNKIYVQLKQQSREEYLNTLLAGLRSQAKIEINREVLEKMPL
- a CDS encoding tetratricopeptide repeat protein, producing the protein MTKLLRIFFLVFSFFSLSAFRHIPQGATEEILNQALQGQSLIFNRRYPEAKALFSQLAQQYPDSALGSFGLMALYNAQMFENFDFSLDSTFEEEQKRNKIVVDKIAKNESSSAWENFLCGASSGLRGFYYVRKDEYLKAMGESGQAKKCLERALNKDPAFTDVYLGLGLYDYWRSVFTSRIKFLPFFKDRRKEGIEQIQRAINESIVAGDLALAAMTFVYHEQNNGAKGVPLAQTLLDKYPSNIMMRNLKGNFLSLNRKFPEAQATLDEVLAMAPEVNVARYFKALAYNRAGDKKMAAATFQEFLDHNPPKAWQAYAHYMLGVLALQDGKREEAWKHFKAGENAYGDYTPNLKMILKMRRGEV
- a CDS encoding UbiX family flavin prenyltransferase; this translates as MKRLIVGISGSSSPALGIRLLEVLRDRGEIETHLVLSDTVEKTLAYEAPEWSVEKLRSLAHHWHSVKNLAAPIASGSFPVDAMAVVPCSMRSLAAIAHGFGDNLLTRAADVTLKERRPLVLVTRETPLNLAHLRNMTAVTEMGGVILPPVLAFYHRPQSVQDLIDHTVGKVLDVLKIPHELFRRWQGQDK
- the pdxA gene encoding 4-hydroxythreonine-4-phosphate dehydrogenase PdxA, with protein sequence MKHRMASSRTIGVTMGDPLGIGAEIILKALSRWKGRSSIKVFGDPHLLKELPRGELQPISLGSSGRKPTAEEAGQASVAYLDAAMAAWRSGGIDALVTAPIAKHHVNLAGFPFPGHTEYLAAQTKTEKFAMMMAGPKLKVTLVTIHEPLKRVPELLSVAKILETIEITHRALRERFGIAKPRLAVCGLNPHAGEEGLLGREEIELIAPAIAEARRRGFDCAGPKVPDAVFHEAYQGNWDALVCMYHDQGLIPFKMVHFADGVNVTLGLPLVRTSPDHGTAFDIAGQGKADPSSMIAALKLAEEMLG